Proteins encoded by one window of Terriglobales bacterium:
- a CDS encoding LUD domain-containing protein, whose amino-acid sequence MSSVTQSATMSLVDAFERAATATAATVERVARTSDQIAAAVARVAPAGPLAVAVPLDLPADLFDACRRLPGAFDARSRKAMDDCVVGITDAFAGVAHSGSICVCIDHDHAGFVSLLSRFHIAVLPAENIVQRPGDLFRLDRLNGDGLRRNFVFITGPSATADMGPLVRGVHGPHRLHIIVV is encoded by the coding sequence ATGTCATCAGTGACACAATCCGCCACCATGTCGCTGGTGGATGCCTTCGAGAGAGCAGCGACGGCCACCGCTGCCACGGTCGAGCGTGTCGCCCGCACTTCCGATCAGATCGCCGCGGCTGTCGCCCGCGTCGCTCCCGCCGGGCCATTGGCGGTCGCCGTTCCCCTTGATTTACCTGCGGATTTGTTTGACGCCTGCCGCCGGCTTCCCGGCGCATTCGATGCCCGCAGCCGCAAGGCGATGGACGATTGCGTGGTCGGCATCACCGACGCATTTGCCGGGGTCGCGCACAGCGGCTCCATTTGCGTCTGCATTGATCACGACCATGCCGGGTTTGTCAGTTTGCTCTCTCGTTTTCACATTGCCGTGCTGCCGGCGGAGAACATCGTCCAGCGGCCCGGCGATCTATTCCGCCTCGACCGTCTCAACGGTGACGGCTTGCGGCGAAACTTTGTCTTCATCACCGGGCCCAGCGCCACCGCCGACATGGGACCGCTGGTCCGCGGTGTTCACGGACCGCATCGCCTGCACATCATCGTGGTATAG
- a CDS encoding lactate permease LctP family transporter — protein sequence MTSLGLVFAASPLFAADNPPATMYHQNYNPFGNVALSTFIAAIPILTLLYFIALHPHRDKQGGRHLGISAPWAAFFGVVAAFLVSCLAFGMPFKSAISAFAYGGLAGFLGIIWIILAAMFLYTMTVITGKFEIVKESIIHISFDRRLQVLLIAFSFGAIIEGTSGFGTPVAIAGAVMVGLGFSPFDAAVLNLLANTAPVAYGAIGTPIVTLAAVSGLDQLTLSAMAGRQLPFVSILIPFWLVTTFVLMQGGKWRDAWEVWPATLCSGASFAIMQFIASQTNALHLMTDVVAGVFSVICTALFLRFVWHPKTRFLLRSERKAMAEASTGVRGGPSGEATAPQPAQEEWSYPYTAGQTAYAWAPWTILIACCAIWGMPAWKAYLNGIFKAVKIHTTLLGSALGGTLSLPTWQMPALHGLVERMPPVAPVNAKPEAAVFAINWLSAAGTGVFVAAILTGLVLGLSAAQWGEATTRTLRRMKTPVLVIGQVLGLGFLTRYSGTDAVLGLAFTLAGPLYPFFAAYLGWLGVFLTGSDTASNALFGSLQRITAQQLHLNEILIVATNSTGGVMGKMIDAQSIMVACAACYDDPYERSHALGPIFRKVFWHSIVLAAAIGLICILQAYVFPWMIPTPPAK from the coding sequence ATGACCTCACTGGGCTTGGTCTTTGCGGCATCTCCGCTTTTTGCCGCGGATAATCCTCCAGCAACGATGTACCATCAAAATTACAATCCCTTCGGCAATGTCGCGCTTTCCACGTTCATCGCGGCAATCCCGATCCTGACACTGCTGTATTTCATCGCCCTTCATCCCCATCGCGATAAGCAGGGCGGACGCCACCTCGGCATTAGCGCACCGTGGGCCGCCTTCTTCGGTGTGGTGGCCGCATTCCTCGTCTCCTGCCTGGCCTTCGGCATGCCCTTTAAATCGGCAATCTCGGCCTTCGCCTATGGTGGGCTCGCCGGATTTCTGGGCATCATCTGGATCATCCTGGCGGCCATGTTCCTGTACACGATGACTGTGATCACGGGCAAGTTCGAGATCGTTAAGGAATCGATCATCCACATTTCGTTCGACCGGCGGCTGCAAGTGCTGCTGATCGCCTTTTCTTTCGGCGCGATCATCGAGGGTACCTCCGGCTTCGGGACACCGGTGGCCATCGCCGGCGCGGTGATGGTGGGTCTTGGCTTCTCGCCGTTCGACGCGGCCGTGCTGAACCTGCTCGCCAACACCGCCCCGGTTGCCTACGGTGCGATCGGCACCCCGATCGTGACTTTGGCCGCCGTCAGCGGCCTCGATCAGCTCACCCTTTCTGCCATGGCCGGGCGCCAACTTCCCTTCGTTTCCATCCTCATTCCCTTTTGGCTGGTGACGACGTTCGTTCTCATGCAGGGCGGCAAATGGAGAGACGCCTGGGAAGTGTGGCCGGCCACGCTCTGTTCCGGGGCATCCTTCGCGATCATGCAGTTTATTGCGTCGCAGACCAATGCCCTTCACCTCATGACGGACGTGGTGGCAGGCGTGTTTTCTGTGATCTGCACCGCGCTGTTCCTGCGCTTCGTCTGGCATCCGAAGACGCGTTTCCTGTTGCGGTCGGAGCGGAAGGCAATGGCTGAAGCATCCACTGGTGTGCGCGGTGGGCCCTCCGGCGAAGCAACCGCCCCGCAACCGGCCCAGGAGGAATGGTCCTATCCGTACACCGCCGGCCAGACCGCGTACGCCTGGGCGCCGTGGACAATCCTGATCGCCTGTTGCGCGATCTGGGGTATGCCGGCATGGAAGGCCTACCTCAATGGCATCTTTAAGGCGGTCAAGATCCACACCACACTGTTAGGTTCAGCCTTGGGCGGCACCCTCTCCCTGCCGACCTGGCAGATGCCGGCGCTTCATGGCCTGGTGGAGCGAATGCCTCCGGTGGCGCCGGTTAATGCGAAGCCAGAGGCTGCTGTGTTTGCCATCAACTGGCTGTCCGCAGCCGGTACCGGCGTCTTTGTTGCCGCCATCCTCACCGGTTTAGTCTTGGGGTTGAGCGCGGCACAATGGGGGGAAGCGACAACCCGCACGCTTCGCCGCATGAAGACCCCTGTGCTGGTGATCGGGCAGGTTCTAGGCTTGGGCTTTTTGACCCGTTACTCCGGCACTGACGCGGTTCTTGGACTGGCCTTCACCTTGGCGGGTCCCCTCTATCCATTCTTCGCCGCATACCTGGGCTGGCTGGGCGTCTTCCTGACCGGTTCGGATACCGCTTCCAATGCGCTGTTCGGGAGCCTGCAAAGGATCACGGCACAACAGCTTCACTTGAATGAGATTCTTATCGTCGCCACCAACTCGACAGGTGGGGTCATGGGTAAGATGATTGACGCACAGTCCATCATGGTCGCCTGTGCCGCCTGCTACGATGATCCTTATGAGCGTTCCCACGCCTTAGGGCCCATCTTCCGCAAGGTATTTTGGCACTCGATCGTACTTGCAGCCGCCATCGGCCTGATCTGCATTCTCCAGGCCTACGTATTTCCGTGGATGATCCCGACGCCCCCGGCCAAGTAA